CAGTGCGCCACGGGCGCGTACACGAACGTCGCCCAGAGCACCGTGAAGAGGAGGAAGGCGGAGAACTTGAGCCGCTCGGCGTACGCACCGCTGATGAGCGCGGGCGTGATGGCGGCGAAGGTGCCCTGGAAGAGGAAGAAGAGGATATGAGGCAGCGTGCCCTTGGCCTCCTGCCCGACCCCCTTCATGAACAGGTGCGTGGCGCCTCCGATGAGGCCGCCCTGGCTCTCCCCGAAAGCGAGCGAATAGCCCCACAGCGCCCACACCACGGTGACCACCGCCAGAGCGCCGAAGCTGTGCATGAGGGTGGAGAGCACGTTCTTGCCCTGCACCATGCCCCCGTAGAAGAGCGCCAGACCCGGGACCATCAGCATCACCAGCGCACTCGCGACCAACACCCACGCCACATCGGCTCCGACGATTCCGCCTGACATCATCACCTCACAGTCGATGGGCCTCGTGGGCCCGCACGGCGCGGGAACAATGCAACGGGCGGGCCAGAGCGCACCCCGCCGGAGGGAGATGGCGTATCCCATTGAAATCCAATGGAATTCTGGAGCAGGAACTGTCCATCCTTCGGCCGCGAACGACGCCCACCGGACCTACAAGTTTGTAGGCTCCCTCTCGCGAACCGACAAATTCGTAGGATTCACTGAGAGTGGATCGCGCCCCTCGGGAGTGCTCACGGCACCGCCACACCTGACGGGCGAGGAGAGCCGCCCCCGCCTCCCTCCTACAATTTTGTCGCCCGCGTGGTTTGAAGCTACGAAATTGTAGGATGCAGTGGAGCCCTCTCTCGGGGGAGAAGAAGACCAGGCGGCCAGACAGACAGACGCCCTCTCGTGGTGCTTCCGCTTCAGGAAACGATGAACACCCTCCTCCTCTCTCTCGTGGCCTTCGCGTTCGGATTCATCGGCTCCATGCCCCTGGCCGGCCCGATCGCGTTGATGGTGTTCTCCACGAGCGTGCGGAAGCAGTACGGCGCGGCCCTCCGCATCGGCCTGGGAGCCGCGCTGGCGGTGGCGCTCTACGCCGCCGTGGCCTTCTGGGGGTTCTCCACCTTCCTCGCGAAGCACCCCATCATCCTCCCGCTGTCACACGGATTGAGCGCGCTCGTGTTGACCGTGCTCGGGGTGCATTTCACCCGGTGGAGCCCCAGGGACGAGGCACCCCCCAAGCAGGAGCGGCGCCTCGGAAGCTGGCTGCTCGGCTTCACCATCGCCGCGCTGAATCCCACCCTGCTGGCGACCTGGACCACGGCGGTGGCGTTCCTCTACTCACGGCAGGTCGTCGTCTTCTCCGGGCTGCTCGCGCTTCCCTTCGGTGCCGCCGCGGGCGCGGGGGTGGCCTGCTGGGAGCTGCTGTTCGTCGGCCTGCTCCGGCGCCACGAGGGCCACTTCCCACGCCACGTGCTGACCTGGTTGGTGCGGGCCATGGGTCTGCTGCTCCTCGTGGGAGGACTCCTCACCGGGCTCGATTTCATCCGGGAGAGCTTCATCCCGCTGGAGCCGTGAGCCATGCCAACCACCATCGAGTCGGGCTCGAAAAGGTGCACCACGGGTCGCACCGCTGAAGACCCGGACCCCGGGCGCTCACTCCAGCAGCCCGGACCCCTGATCCACGCCGATCACCTGCTGCCACACCTCGAGCTTCTCCTGCGAGGAGAGGGTGAGCCGGTCCCCGGGGAAATCCTCCAGGAAGCGAACGAGGTCTCCGTCGAGCCTGTCCGTCACGGCATCGGCCTTCAGGATGCCATCGGAGGCATAGAGGTTCTCCTGCATGAGGAGCCCCGGGCGGAAGGGCGCATCCCCCAGCCTGAGCAACAGCCGTTGCGAGCCGCTCCGCACGGTGTTGTTCCTGACGACGAGTCCGGTGATCACCCTCCCATCGGCGGCCAGCATCAGCCCGTAGCTGGCCGTGCCCTCGACGAGGTTGCCCTCCACCCTCGCGTTCCTGGCGCTCTCGATGCGGATGCCCTGGCCGTTGCCCTCGGGGATGTTGCGGATCTCCTGGAGGTGATTGTCCATCACCGACACGTTCTCGGGGGGCGAGTCGCCGCCCAGCACGGAGACGCCGCGGCCCGCGCGGGAGATGGAGTTGCCCTGGACGAGAATGTCGCGGGCGAACTGCTGGATGAGCACCGCCTCTCCCGCCGAGGAGCCGCTCGGGCGGATCGCCGTGTTGGGGAACCCGAAGAGGACGTTGTCGCGCACGGTGACGCGATGGCACTGCTTGATGTCCACCCCGTTCTCGCCCTCGTCGTGCAGCGTGTTGCCCTCGATGAGCACGCCCTCCGCGGGAGCACTGCCCGCCTGGCACTGGATGGAGTCTCCCGAGTTGTGATGGATGTCGTTGTCCCGGAGGGTGATGTTCCGTGACGGGCCCACCACCACCACGCCATGGGAGTCATCTCCAGGCTTGTTGAAGTGGTGGATGGTGTTGCGCAGGAGGGTGATATCCCGCGCGCCGTCCACGAGCACGCCCGCGCTGGTCGTCCCGCTCTTCAGCTCGCTCCCGGACAGGACGGACTGGCTGGCGCCACTGTCGAAGATCACGGCGAACATCGGGGCGCCACCGACGTCGATCTGCAGGTTGTCCAGGGTCCAACGCCCTCGCACGCGGATGACCGTGCTCCGGGCCCTGTCGGCCGGGGCGAGGGTGGGACGGGGCGAGCCCTCTCCGCGCAAGGTGATGGGGGCGACCCCCGAGCCCCGGGACTCGAGGACGAGCTCCTCCGGGTACACCCCCGGGAGCACCCGGATGACCTCACCCGGGCTCGCGAGCGCCGCCGCCCGGCCAATGGTGCGGAGCGGTGCCTCACGGGTGCCTTTTGCCCCATCGGACCCCTTCGTGCTCACGTACCAGCTCCGGCCCGAGGGCTCCGGCGGTGGCGGCTCCGCCGGGGGTGGATCCGACGGCGTGGGCTCATCCGGGGGAGGCGGCTGCACCGGAGGGGGCGGCTGCCCCGCCTGGGGTGGCGGTTGCCCATCCTGAAGGGGCGGCTGCTCCGCCTCGGGAGTCGGCGGCAACACCCGGGCCACGGGTATCTCCGGCTCACAGGCGAGCAGGAGCAGACAGGTGAACACTCCGCATGCGCCCTTGAGGCTTCTCCCGCCACGCTCTCCTGGCTTCACCCGGTGCCCTCCCCCTCACAGACCCTGTCGCGGCGCCGAAAGTCGCCACGAGCAAGGCAGGCAACAAGGGGGATGCCCTGAGGTGAAGTAGCACACTGGGCGACACGGGACGCCCTTCACACTCGCAAGGTCGGGCATCACACAGTGGAGCCACTGGAGCCCCGCACGAGCGGAATCACTCCAGCGGCGAATCGCAGCCGAGGCGCCTGCCCGAGCGTCTTCAACCGGTCATGGGCGATGACCATCAGGAGCGCGTAGAACCCACAGGACACGAGCACATGCCACCACGCGTGGAACTGCGGGTTGGGGATGCCATGTGCGGGGAGCGCCTCATTGAGCGTGGGACAGAACTGGATGTCACTCAGCCAGAGGACGATGGCGAGCGCATAGGCGCCGATGCCGAGCTGGAAGACACGCCTCGCGGCCACGTCCTGACTCCGGCGATGGATGAGGTAGACGCGTGCGAGCGCGAAGAACTCGAGTGACGCGAAGCTCGCCTGGAAGAGGAAGAACTGGAGGCGCCCCCGCGTGAAGGCGGAGAGATACGTCGAGAGCACCGCGTAGCCGAGCAACGCGAGGGGGAACCCCAACCCGAACCGACGCTCGGGGCGGTTCTCCACCAGGATGTAGACCATCACGAGGGCGAGGTAGAGCATCGGGAGCTCGTCCAGCATCTGGTACTGGAAGAGGAGCGTCGTGTGGAACGCGATGCTCCCGAGCCCCACCACCGACACCATCGCGAACGCGAGCATGAACCGGCGCTCCAGCACGCGGTGGTGGAGCGCGATGCCAAGCACGCCCGCGAGCACCATGGCCAGACTGGAGACCGAGTTGAACAGCTCACAGACGTAGTGGAGGTGCTCGTAGTTTGTCTCGCACCAGTCCACCGTCGCCGTGTTCGGTCCCCAGAAGCCCATGGTGGGTGCCCGTGTCAGGCGCGCTCCACGCGCAGGCGCGCGGGCAGGCCGTTGAGGTTGAACTCCTCCTCCTTGCCGGTGAGGCCCTC
This is a stretch of genomic DNA from Archangium violaceum. It encodes these proteins:
- a CDS encoding ceramidase, which translates into the protein MGFWGPNTATVDWCETNYEHLHYVCELFNSVSSLAMVLAGVLGIALHHRVLERRFMLAFAMVSVVGLGSIAFHTTLLFQYQMLDELPMLYLALVMVYILVENRPERRFGLGFPLALLGYAVLSTYLSAFTRGRLQFFLFQASFASLEFFALARVYLIHRRSQDVAARRVFQLGIGAYALAIVLWLSDIQFCPTLNEALPAHGIPNPQFHAWWHVLVSCGFYALLMVIAHDRLKTLGQAPRLRFAAGVIPLVRGSSGSTV
- a CDS encoding right-handed parallel beta-helix repeat-containing protein, whose protein sequence is MKPGERGGRSLKGACGVFTCLLLLACEPEIPVARVLPPTPEAEQPPLQDGQPPPQAGQPPPPVQPPPPDEPTPSDPPPAEPPPPEPSGRSWYVSTKGSDGAKGTREAPLRTIGRAAALASPGEVIRVLPGVYPEELVLESRGSGVAPITLRGEGSPRPTLAPADRARSTVIRVRGRWTLDNLQIDVGGAPMFAVIFDSGASQSVLSGSELKSGTTSAGVLVDGARDITLLRNTIHHFNKPGDDSHGVVVVGPSRNITLRDNDIHHNSGDSIQCQAGSAPAEGVLIEGNTLHDEGENGVDIKQCHRVTVRDNVLFGFPNTAIRPSGSSAGEAVLIQQFARDILVQGNSISRAGRGVSVLGGDSPPENVSVMDNHLQEIRNIPEGNGQGIRIESARNARVEGNLVEGTASYGLMLAADGRVITGLVVRNNTVRSGSQRLLLRLGDAPFRPGLLMQENLYASDGILKADAVTDRLDGDLVRFLEDFPGDRLTLSSQEKLEVWQQVIGVDQGSGLLE
- a CDS encoding LysE family transporter, which translates into the protein MNTLLLSLVAFAFGFIGSMPLAGPIALMVFSTSVRKQYGAALRIGLGAALAVALYAAVAFWGFSTFLAKHPIILPLSHGLSALVLTVLGVHFTRWSPRDEAPPKQERRLGSWLLGFTIAALNPTLLATWTTAVAFLYSRQVVVFSGLLALPFGAAAGAGVACWELLFVGLLRRHEGHFPRHVLTWLVRAMGLLLLVGGLLTGLDFIRESFIPLEP